AGTTCTTAAGTTAGATCACTAGGGTGCTTCAATGTTCATCAAACAACTTGTCTACAGActttagagaaaaaaatctgCACAATGAACAGGTAAAGAAATAACAAAAGTATAGATGAAAGCTTTTCTCGACAAAATTAGATGCATGGATCTGAATGAACTACGGCAGCATAGATATATTATTAGTCTTTGTTAGAAAGCTGTGATGAAAGATGGTCCGTGTTTGTGGTAATCAACCTGAATACTATCGTTTCTGATTTCAGTAAATGGAGACATGGATGGTTGTTGGATTCAATAAAATCACTTATGCATTAGCAACCTGGGAAAAATGGCAACACGTTACACGGGAGATAACTGAATGCATGTTGTAAATCCAGCAACTGCACTTCTAATCTGCATCTAGCGTAGCTGCATCTCTGCCAAATTTTATCCTTTGTTACTCAATCAACTACTCAGCAGAGACATGAAAAATAGTTGAAAGATGTAGAAAATAGTGTGGCGATAAAGCAGTAAAACAATACTGGAAGATTTAGATTAGGAAAAATCTGGACTACCTTGGTATTGCGAGGTAACTGAAGTGGGCCGCCAACGATGGCTGCAGATTCGTCCCGTCCAGCACGCGTAGCAGCAGCAGACcatgagatgatgatggcaaGGGCCCCAAATTCATCCTGGCCAACGCGCTATCCTTCCGAGAGCGAAACATGCTGAATCGTTATCTTCTTCGAGCCaacctgttttttttctcgccATCGATCCCCACCATCCTCACCTCCCTCCTCGTTGCAGGATTTAAATGGTTTGATTTGAAGATCAATGGTACATTATTAGCCATTACTTCAATCAAAACTAGATGAAGACAATATGTAAGCGGAATAGACTTTTATTTGCGGATCTTTGCAAGACAAATGATTCAACAAAAACATCCTAGAGATTTTAACAATGATGATCCGAGTGTACCTTGCTCCATTGCGTGGCCTTGCGAGATTaacgtcatcgtcgtcgtacgttcttcttctctctaCCTCTTCCCTTCACGTGTTCCTCCAATGGACGAAGAACAACCTTCCTAAGTATGCTTCCGCAGGTAATACGGCGAGCGTCGCTGTAATTGTCTGGCCAAAGAATCAACCAGATGGCGTAGCTTTTACAGCACACGAGAGGCGTCTCTCCGAGCTGTCGCGTCTGCCTGCGCGTACGCGATGCATCACGCGGATCCGTCGCTTGGCGCTAACGTACAATTTCCTCGTGCGGTATCGCCCAAAATACAGACGCGATGCTTGGCAGCCTGCATGCAGCCGCAGTCGGGCTTCTGCATGCAGCCGAACATGCTCACCTTAATCACACGCACTTGATTGATTACATGCAGCCATTTCTTTAACACATACACTTACACACCACCAATTGTGAAGATTAatagaggaagaaaagagggAATTAAAATCCATAATTCTAATCAGTCATATTAGCATCCATCACACTAATCTTTTCTTATCAGAATCACTCCATAATTTACATTGGCCACATAAATATTCTTACACAATAGTGTATCGTGGTAAATTATCAGCGATTTGTCCATTCAAAATTGGGCACAATAGCTCAAGGacaccttttttcttctccatcaATAATAGCCATCAGATTAGAGGCCAAACAAAATGATGAAACTCTAGCCCTCCATGTACCATAGTCATAGCCCGTCAAAAAATGTACCATAGTCATATATATCCTTCGTTGTTTGCATACAGAAAGAAATCAAATAGCATAATATCTAAAGGTATATAGCGTTTAGTGTGAGTATTGTCACTTTTAACTGTAGTGTCTCCTTCCATCTCTGTTACTCTCTGTTACCTGTATATTTATGTTCCCTACAATATTTATGAGAAAGTATGGAAAATCATAGGCCAAATTAATTTATATTCAACAAACAATGCATGTGCTCATCCAATGCAATCAGATGGTACAGCAGTAACAGCAGCAAAAGTAACAAAAGAAATTATAGGTGAGAGCCTTCTGTACCGATGCAAGAAGGTTGTGTTGGACAATGTGACGCATGCAAAATCGAATCAAATACTGGGCCCCTTGTGTACCGACgacagcctcctcctcctcctaatTCCAGTGGGCAACGCTAAGAACCGAAGCAAACCCTGGGCCGACAAAACATCAACAGGTTGTAGGCAGAAGTCAATATCACATATTTAGAAACATCAGATTGAGAAATATGAACTTGAGgatttaaagaaaaaaaagaccgaAGAGCAGGAGAGGTCACCTACCTAAGCGAAGGCCGGTGAGAGAGAGCGCGACTCGAGAAGGTAGTATGGACAGGGATTCCGCAGGTTAGGGTCGCGCCGCGAGGACGTGCAGACGCTCCATCACCTTCTTGGGCGTGGGAGGGCGGGGAGCAGGGCCTGGTTGTTAGGAtaatcttgagtttgagtctAGCTATGTGTTTGTGTCCGAGTATGTGTCCGCGTGCGTGAGTGAGCTGgtgtatgtatgcatgtatggATTAGATTGAGTTTGTGTTCGAGTAGGATACTAGTCTGTGTGTTAGCGAGTCTCCAGCCGTGCGTTTATAAATACACAGGTCGCGTAGCTTGTATAAGGCCGTGGGTGTTTGAGTAAGGATTAAAGAGAACACCTCTGATTCAATACACCCCCTTCTCTTACGAAAAACACAAGGATGGTTCAGATCACTCCGTATCCCTTCATAAAAAAGGGCATGATGGGCATTAAACAATAtttccttctctcttttcCGCCGGGCTCCGAACAGCACTcgatgttttcaatttttccgTATATTTCACCGTTGGATCTTCACGAAATTTCACAAGATAATAATAGACAAAATTCCACACAATCCCATCGAAGGGATCGACGAAACGTTTCTTAAGCCAGCgggaaacatgcgaacaagtcaGATGTTTGTGTTGTCCCGCACGGACACAAGAAATCCAAACATCACTCGGTGTTTCGAAATTTTCCGGAGattgcaccgttggatcgcgatGAAATTTCAATTGTAGTAGTATATAAAATTTCGCACAATCCCAACAAAGGGATCGGCGAAACTCTTCTCGAGGCATCAGGACACATGCGAATAAGTTGGATGTTCTTGCTGACCCGCACGGTCGCGAGAATTCCGAACAACACACGgtgtttcaatttttttttggagattTCACCGTTGGATCACGATGAAATTTCATATTGTAATAGTAGACAAAATTCCACACGATCCCACCGAAGGGACCGTTGAAACATTGTACAAATCAGTGGGAAACATGTGAACATCATACTATCACGCACGGCTTCAAGAAATCCGAACAACACTCGATATTTTGGTATTGGCTAGAGATTTCACCATTGGATCGCGATGACATTTCACAGCGTCGTAGAAGACACAATTCCGAACATTCTCACCGGAGGGATCGTCAAAAAAGTTCTTGAGGCAACGCATATCTCGCGAGAGAAAAGAGGCAGGATTAAGTAAAGAGTAGgaagaggaaagaaaaaggtgAAAAGACCATCCTATCCTTCTGAGTTTGAAGAGGGGGGTGTATTGAATTAGGCCtctaaagagaaaaaaatagaaggcACGATACGCGCCTTTGGCCAAATAATTTTGTGATCGTCGTGTGCGTGTGCGTgcgcgtcttcatgtgattgatctttgcgCATACCCAACACTGGTTGGGCGAGGGCTGGCGGGAGtgttgggcggcggcgggaacaCGAGCGCGGCGGATGAAGGCGGGAGGTGAGGGCCGGTGCGGCGCGCGGCAGCAGTGGATGGCGGAGGCGGGCTGGtccttctctctcctttttatGGTCGCAAGTGcgggaaggagaggaagagcagAGGGTGTCGTCGTATTGAAGCataggaaggagaaggggaatCGATGTACTCAAATGTGCCCAGGAAGCTGAAGACGGAAGGATAGAATCGTAGTGGCAGAAGACTGACGTGGAAAATTAAAAGATGAGATGCTGACGTGGACAGGCTGCGGGCTTACTAAATTAACTGCAGTTGGGTTTCAACTTAGAGCAAGAATAATAATGGACTATAAACTGGCTACAAGaattaaatattattttgatgtttagttggaggaaagagaagaggagagaggagagaaatGGATTGTTAACTAGTAACCAGCTGCAATAGGTGCTCCTAAACACCCTGTGAGACTGTAATGTGGACCTGCTATTAATAAATTAGTGTTTCTTATAACCAACTTATTATACATACTAGTTATTATATTATTTAAAAATGACATGGCAATGATtaccggcagcagcagccgtaGCTATTAATCTTGTCTTGTTCTTAGGCATAATGGATAGCGTAGCAGCAACAGCGAGACATGTGCTGCATGACCTAGCTAGGTAGCTACTCCTACTCCGATCCAGTGTACATGACATCCTCCGACGCTGTACAGGGACTACTGTTCACGGCCGCATGCAGCGTGGCCGGGGTGGGCATATGTATACGGCACGAACATCCTGCGCAAAATATACAACGGTGCATGCCGTTCCAAGCGGAAGGTGCCAAGACGAGCTAGCAGCCCGGCCGCATGCCGACCGTCGTCCGGTCCGTATGCAGGGGGATCAGACAGAGCCTGAGGTTTGTGGAGGCGGGGGCCACGAGCCGGAATACTTGTCTGCGCGGTCAGACGCGATCGGGACACTGGCCTGGGAAGAACATCGGAgtcggcgccggccggcccgtCGGGCGTAACGTACGTATGCTGGGCTTGTCACGGCGTGGCGTGGCGTGAGAGAGACTAGTGGGGGAGAGGGACGAGTCGTCGATGTGCAGATGTGATTGGGCGCGTCAAAGGCTGCACAATGCTGGGGCTGCATGCGATGTGACACTATGGGCTACTAGTATGCGAGGAGTGGGATCGAGTCCGGCCTGGTCGTGGTCGCCGGGGTGCAAGGCATGGCATCGACAAGAACACATCAGCCTAGCCAGGGCCACAGGGCTATGGATCTATAGGGTAGGCGCctgttcgccgccgcctcggtcCGGGAACCTTTTGTCCTCTCTCTTGCCCAGCTTCTCTCACATGCATCTTTGCTTCCTTCCCTCCCCGTCTCGGCTTGATTAAAACGCTGTTGAGTACACTCTGTCATGGTAAACGTAATTCTAGCACCAAATGGCAGCAGTGCTCTGTCGTGATACTAACTGCGACTAGCTCTATTTTCCATCAGATAGACGACGGTCCTTTCATTATGCTATGCATTTTGTGGCTCGACATGATTTGAATTAGGCTTTCTATCTTGTCGGAGCAATTCTATGCCTCACGGATAATGACAGATGCCGTATACCGGATACAAACCAGGTGTATTTTTGTAACCCAAGAATCCTAGCTGCGGGGACAAGACCCCGCCGTTGTTGTCCAAGAAAATTTGGATCCGACGATTCCCCTCATCTTTGACACTGAATACGATTAGCGTCTGACTTCTAgttttgtattattttttttaattagatTTCCGTGTTATATCTTGAGTCTTGACGGTGGACGATGTCGTCTAGAAAATTTATGTCATGTTCCATCGTCATCGGCGTCACGGACTACTACATGGAATCAATGGTTCTCATGACTCGTCTTTTGGTGTTTTCGATCTTTTTCCTTGACAATTCATCAATGGAGTAACAATTTCACGGGTTGCTGGTCCATGGTGCATTCAATGATATTAGATTTCCACTATTCGAGGCGGTGACTCATGCGGCTTTCCAAAGCCTATGATGTTAGCCcagcttgtgcaagcatgATGGTCTACAGTTTTGTTACCAAACACATGGAGAAATGTCAAGATGCTAACAATGAATTTATAGATGCTGATTTCGAAGGACCATGATAGGGCTTTTATTTCTATAGTGGATTCTCGTTGCTTATGTTCGTTTGGTTGAATTGATCTATTGCATTTGGTTTTATGAATCATTAAAGTCATATCACCGTTCTAAAACAAACAAGGTGAAATTTTTAAGTATTGTTTTGATATTTTCTTAGATGATTAAGAAATAACCGTTTCTAAGTCGATACTAACAACCAAATGGTGAGAAAATTTTTAATCAGATCGTTGACCGtgaaataattatttccaAGTCCACTAAAATATGAAATAGCCTTTTATTAGTCCTAATTACACGTATGGTATTCCTGTGTTGAACATTTCCAATTTTTGTCACTGCTATTGATCGCCTTGAATTAATACACTTGGGGCGCTGGGATCGCCGGCGCAAACACGCTAGCAGCCGAGCACCTTGGTGCCGACACAGTCGGCGTCTACATAGGACACATAGCTCAGGCGCCGTCAGCCGTCGTGTGTATTTGGTGGCTAGCCGTAGAAATCTGGTACCGAGTGATGGGCCCGAAGTGGAAACTTTTTGTTAGAGAAGGCCTGACGTGTAACTAAAATTAATAAAAAGCCAGTTTTTGAAAATCGCAGACAAACACAAGCAAGCAAGAAATGTGGGGTTTGAAACATGTCAGGCGCGACGGACACATACATCAGAATTCGGCAGGATTCCTTTGCCCTGCAAGGATCGAAAGCAACTCCACATAGGCAGGCCCTGCGCCCTAGCTACGTCCCTATGTCCTCAGCCTTGTGTCACCTATCGTACCGTCACCTAGAATGCAACGCCTATCCAAACACACTCCACAGTTCCACATGCCATATCTCACTCTCCTCCGTCTCTCGTTCACGCgtgtctatatatatagacatgGTCGCGCTTGATGAATCCCAAAACAGCAAAGCGCACACACTGATTTAGTTACCTCTAGTTCCATTGCCATTACCAATTTGCCATTGCAATAACTTGGACTCGCAGAGGACAAGCTCGTTGGGATTAATGCCAGGACAGGTCATGGAAGCTCCTCTGCACCAGCTGCCCCAGCTGACGACCCAGACGGCCCATCCCAATTACTGCAAGCAGGACGCCACGGCCGCGTCGACGATGGCCGACATGGCGCGCttcctccagcagcagcagcagctcgtgCAGCCGACGAACCAGAACCCGAACGCGAACACGGCGCGGGAGCAGTGCCCGCGTTGCGCGTCGCACGACACCAAGTTCTGCTACTACAACAACTACAACACGTCGCAGCCTCGGCACTTCTGCCGCGCCTGCCGCCGCTACTGGACGCTCGGGGGATCCCTCCGCAACGTCCCCATCGGCGGCTCCACACGCAAGCGCCTCCGCCcggcgccgcagcagccgctccGCCATCGCCCGCCCGTCCACTTCGCCTCACCGCCTCCAATCCCGCAGCAGTCCGCCCAGTCTCAGCAAGGACTCCTCGGCTCGCTGTTCGCGCTCGGGggagcgccgctgctgctcgagggccgcgtcGGGTTCGACCTGGGCCTCGGCCTGCCAGGACTGGCGGGCCAGCTAGGGGGCCtcaccggcagcggcggcggcggcgctggtgaAGTGGGCCTGCATTCCCTCGGGCTCAGGGGCGGCGGCCAGTccgctgggcctgggccgaCGTCGTCCTTatcggcgccgctgctctggCCGAGTTCCCTGTTCGAGAACAACGGCGGTAATAATGTGGAGACGTGGAAGGTCTCCGGCGGTGGGGCGGCTGCCACTGCCATGTGGGCGCCGGCTCCGGAGTTCTCTTCCGCCGCGACGGTGCCACAGGTGGGCGGCGTGTTCCATGGCGGGGCCCAGATGCTGTGACGTCACTTGATCTGTATACGTTACGTCGTAATCGTAGGTACCAGTGTGGGCGCGTGTGTCCTCTGTTTGCCTGTCAGAGGGTCGTTGTTgggcgaagtatccggtgaaaactctAGTTCGGTATAAATCATGCAAATTTTATAAAAGTCATGTTTAAAAATTTTACAAAAAtttctacaaaaataccatatgttgggagtgcgatgttctacaaacctgcaaaatttcaagttcaaaatcaaaagcatttgaAAGGAATTAAAATGAGAAAATTACAATGCATAGTgtcagaatttgttttttttgctgctaccaaacgaaattgaatttggacttgaaattttacacatatataaaacatcacttttctaacatatgtgattcttttaagaattttttgaaatctATTTGATGGAGTTTTCGCAGTTTGTATTCGCCGGATACTTTGCCGTTGGCCCGTGTCTTGTCCTGTTTACGTACAACTACAAGCGGAAGGCTGGCCGGTCGTCTTCAGTTTTGGTTCCAAACGGTTGAATGATTCTTCGTATGTTGGATCGTGGGGTTACACGTAGGTTGATGGTACAATTTACAACACCTATAATGTCGGTAGAGTTTCACTTTGTCAATCTGTTTTCAACGCATTTCATCACTAGATAGTTCGTCCTCGAGGACTAAAAGGACTACTTTACCGGTATAAGTGAATGGATTGACTCGATCTCTTAATCTCTCTATCGAGAAAAAGATAACTCTTTTTACGGTCTTGCTACATAGAAGACTGATTTTTACCTACAGATAAGTTGATGTGTTGACCGTTATCCAATGGCAGTGTGTGGAAGATGAGAAAATGAGAATGATGTCCAGATCTTAATGCAACGGTTTCAATGTGTCGGTTAAGATCTAAgacatttttcttaaaaatcaatCGGATGTGAAGTGAAAGACGCAAGGACCCTTTGATTCGAAAGAGTTCAAAATATAGGAATACAAGAAAAACACGCCTTGTCTTGTTAAATACCTACATGAATTCGAAACGCAGAACAATGCAatagaagtttttttttatagggAAAACAGTGGATCAATGATCCACTGCAAGTATATTATatatgcaaataaaatatttacaaGGCCAACAATGAAAAATTATCGAGCCAGCATTGAAATGTCATCCAAATCTATCAATCCAAGCTTTGAAATTAGAGTAAGTCTTTCTTTTGGCTCTATGGAAGACAAGATTAAGCTCTCCATTGAAGATATGCCGGCACCGATAAAGGGACGGCCTAAGATTATTGAAGATGCAATCATTCCTGGTCCTCCAAATGCTCCAACAAACCAGGGCAACAATTTCCATATGTAACGGGACATCCAGATGCCTCTTGAGCTCCATGATGTAATTAGTTAAAATCCCCAACAATGAGTCCCTCAACATGATCAGGGATAATATTATTCTGGAGCCAGTGGGCAAACTGTACCTTTCTATCATCAGAGCAAGGGCCATATATATTAGTGAGGATCCAAGTTTTATTGGAAGTGGTATATTTAAATTCCACAGATAAAGAGAAATCTGTAACATCTACAGGTGTTTCAGAGAATCTATTACCATTTCAAATGGTAAGGAGACCACCAGACCTACCATTGGATGGTAAGTAGTCAAATTTGTTAAACCTTTTAGGACAGAAGTTATGGATAAAGTGATTATCCACAACGGTTCTCTTAGTTTCCTGCAAACAAATGATGGAACATCCACTTTCCTTAATCTTCCTCTGGACCTGCACCCATTTGTCCTGCCCATTAAGTCCCCTAATGTTCCATGTGAGAATTTTCCAGTCCTGTGTACTCATAAAGAAACAGATAGGGATGGTGCATATTGCACCCAAAATATAGCAGACTGAGGTTCAGCTGCTTTAGTGTATAAAGACCACCACAAAGGTCTACTAATGTACCAAGTAGCATAGCAGGAATGCTTACAGGTAAAAGCATAATGCAAACAAAAGCTATTATTAAAACCACAAACACAGGTTCCAGCATCTCCCTTCTCTCTGACCTGATTCacttcctctgcttcttcttcttgggggCAGCTTTATCATTGGGCAATGCTAAGTTATTTGGGATGGATTCATCAGTGTGTGAATCCTCTTCAGTCACCAGACCAAATCTCTCACCGACGCTTCTGACAATTTTCTTGGACACTTTGGGTGGGATAGCAGAGCATGTTAAGCAATCTCTATCAATGCAGCTTTTGTGCTTAAATCTAACCTGCTTTTTGCTGAGCCTAGGGCTCCTTCTCACTTCTGTGACCACATTGGGTGGCTTTCTGGCTTTCCTGACCCTAAGAGTAGAAGCAGATGCATGTGGTTTATTAGAGAGAGCCAAGTGCTTGTATGCCTGTGGAGTGGTGAAACCCTGGCAATTAGCAGTCACTCTGTTCGGAAGCTTGCAGGAAATAGGAGTGTCAGCTAGGCATCTCTCGGGAATAGAAAAAGCTCTAAAGCATTCTTGTCCAGCTGAAAATGCCTGACACATATTAGATCTAAGAACTTTCCTGGCCCACTCAAATTCCTCAGGTGACATCAACATGGCAGTAAAGAAGTTAATCCATGGCCCTGGAATGGTGACAGAGTAATCATCGGGATGCTCCTTGTAAAAGTGCTTCTTCTAGATCTCAGTACCTTCACCTGAAATATGGAGCTTTTCCATTTGTGGATAGGTCAGGTGGGGGCCCTGGAGGCATGTGAACACATCAGGTGAGTGGGAGAATTCAGGAATTTCCACCCTTCCCACTATCACGTTCTGATTAGCCTGGTGGTTATGCAGGTTAACACTGGTGAAGCCTTCAGAGCTGATAGCAGGGGCATTAAGACTCAGAGAAAGAGTGACTTCACTGTCATCATTCAGGTCATCCAAGTCAGCCAACATCTGTGCATTATCAGCTTGCATATGATTATCAACAGCATCAACATCAAAGATATGGATCTGAGGAGCTAGTGCAACAGCATGTTCCACCATCTGAGCATTATCAGCTTGCATAGGGCCATTATCATCAGGAAACATATCAATGTTCTACCCTTGCATAAGCACATTATGCAAATTTGGGGGGAGCTGGAGGTGCCAGTCAGCATTGAACTCAGGTAAATTAGGCTGCTGAGGCTGTTCATGCCACTCTAATGTAGGTAAAGGGTGTGGGGTAGCACCATTAGGAGGTGGCAAATCATCATCCTGTGGCTGCCCATCAAGTAGTCTCTGACTAACTATAAAGACAGGGACAATCCAAGATTCCCCTTGCATGTCCTCCCCATTAGTGACCACAATGCTAAATGGGATGTGACTGAGGTCAGCAATCTTAACTTTAATTATCACTCTGGCTAATGTGCTAGCAGCCTTGTCCCAGTGAACTAATCTCCCCCAATCAGCAACAGCATAACTGATGTTCTCATATGTCCAATTATCAAAAGGAAAAGCAAGCAACATGAGCCAAACTTCCTGATTAAAGTTAAATGCTCTCCAATTGATTCCTTTGTTATGCTCACAGAAGCAAATCAATTGGTTATTATGCTGATGTGGACTATGAAGGACTAACCAATCCCTAATGCTAGCAGACATCAGCCTGACATAGGCATCACCAAGTGGGCATTTTTCAATAGCATCTTGCATGCACACCCAGGTGGTCGAGAAGAGCGTTGATGATACCTTCGATGTTAAGGAAGGGCTCGTCCAGAGGGAGGGGTGACTCGATGGTCGCAATGGCGAGGTCTTCGTTCTTGTCCACCGTGCGACTGGAGAGGTGAAACCTGCTCTGCTGAGGACGGCCCGCGACATCGATAACATCATAGAGCCCATGAATGAAGCGCGCGGAGTTGACGGGGAAGTTCGCCATGGCCGGTGAAGCGCGAgcttgtaacatcccaaaatttcaaacctttacatgtgcattgcatccatgagcatcatgccacaattgcatgtttgaattcaaatttgaatctcaaaagtctttaaaagatttggtttac
This is a stretch of genomic DNA from Brachypodium distachyon strain Bd21 chromosome 1, Brachypodium_distachyon_v3.0, whole genome shotgun sequence. It encodes these proteins:
- the LOC100838639 gene encoding dof zinc finger protein DOF1.7 — encoded protein: MPGQVMEAPLHQLPQLTTQTAHPNYCKQDATAASTMADMARFLQQQQQLVQPTNQNPNANTAREQCPRCASHDTKFCYYNNYNTSQPRHFCRACRRYWTLGGSLRNVPIGGSTRKRLRPAPQQPLRHRPPVHFASPPPIPQQSAQSQQGLLGSLFALGGAPLLLEGRVGFDLGLGLPGLAGQLGGLTGSGGGGAGEVGLHSLGLRGGGQSAGPGPTSSLSAPLLWPSSLFENNGGNNVETWKVSGGGAAATAMWAPAPEFSSAATVPQVGGVFHGGAQML